Proteins encoded within one genomic window of Thermoanaerobaculia bacterium:
- a CDS encoding DUF2911 domain-containing protein — MLLGLFALAGASWAARGDDKERKSKNGKLEATVGGAQVVVEYGRPNAAGRKIFGALVPWGEIWRAGADEATQISFDKDVTIEGKPLAAGRYALFLIPGEGEWTVIFNKVAEQWGAYKYDAASDALRVTVKAAAHDMVETLEYAAAGDRVEMRWEKSAVGFTVKAKG; from the coding sequence ATGCTGCTCGGCCTGTTCGCCCTGGCCGGGGCGAGCTGGGCGGCGCGCGGCGACGACAAGGAGCGCAAGAGCAAGAACGGCAAGCTCGAGGCGACGGTGGGCGGCGCGCAGGTTGTGGTCGAGTACGGCCGGCCGAACGCCGCCGGGCGGAAGATCTTCGGCGCCCTGGTGCCCTGGGGCGAGATCTGGCGGGCCGGCGCCGACGAGGCGACGCAGATCTCCTTCGACAAGGATGTGACGATCGAAGGCAAGCCTTTGGCAGCCGGTCGCTACGCGCTGTTCCTGATCCCCGGCGAAGGGGAGTGGACGGTGATCTTCAACAAGGTGGCGGAGCAGTGGGGCGCCTACAAGTACGACGCCGCGAGTGACGCGTTGCGGGTCACCGTGAAAGCGGCGGCGCACGACATGGTCGAGACGCTCGAGTACGCGGCGGCCGGCGACAGGGTCGAGATGCGCTGGGAAAAGAGCGCCGTCGGATTCACCGTCAAGGCCAAGGGCTGA